Genomic window (Ostrea edulis chromosome 9, xbOstEdul1.1, whole genome shotgun sequence):
aattcgatcagtgcatactatctattcaagatttattactggattcaggtactcttcacacaattgctctgaaaaaatatagttccattCATGATCAACAGATGCAACAttacagcaaatgtttagaatatcgatgtgtatgtaatacgtagaagaaaacaaaattaacgtcaaatgattttaagaaaatcaCTTTTTCACCAGAAatgtaaataagaagtattcataTTCCTACGCTAGCTGCCTCCTCAGTGTATTtcacgaaaatatataggcagggacctatatacactgtactaacgttagtatataggtccctgatatAGGTAATTCTTCGATTGACAATTATATTCCTTTTATGATTATTGTTTgttaattatcatacaatttcttctgagagagaatgttaatcattaatttgtgtgtgtgtgtgtgtgtgtgtgtgtgtgtgtgtgtgtgtgtgtgtgtgttttctttttttataagGATTTCTATATGTATAACAGAGCACTTCTGGTAAATGCATTTGCCTTATACAATACGTACGACTACGAGTTATCGACCGTTATAAACACGCATGACGCTTTGTCAACACGGCTTCATAGACGCTggtattaaatatatgtaatcagaGCAGAGGAAAACAACTGAACAGAAAAGAGAATAAATGTGATATCTAAAGGAAAACATGTTACCACTGGTAACGGTagttttgaaagacaaaaggctatcaaatcattttattaaagtaatacatatatgtgaGTTTTTCCAACTTCTAAAAATATAACACATGTAAGAAATGTACGAGTGACGAggctttgtttttcttttttaaaggtaCTCAACTTATCAACATTTATATTGCAATTTATGTGATTTCTGCTTGTTATCAGTGAACAAAGTAAAGAAacacgtgtaaaaaaaaaaaattacatctgCAATATTCACTGCAAGACAGCTCGGTATTGCGTAGATCTATGAGGTACTAGGTGGTACTTTTGCATGGAAAAAAGTTTAAGCAGAAAAGTTTTTTTAAGTCTCTCGTTTACGAAATTTCCTGCAATTCAAAATGATTCCcatgtgtgggttttttttttcaatatataaataaaatttattaaggCAATGTATACATTTCTTGTTGAATAAGTGCATAGATTGTGATCCTCATGTACAAAATTTATGAATTCATAAGgataagaaaatacaaatataaccataacagagaaaattaaaaaaaaaaaaataggaggGGCGGATTAAAAGTTTGGAAATGAGATTTTctactatttatttttttttttatcaagaaaggGGACACACATTTGATTCTGGGGTGGgcattttttcaattaaaaaagaaataacctAATTGGACAATTTATTTTCTAGGAAATAAAATTAGATGGGGAGGGGGATATCATAGTAAATATCTACAAAGTGATTTTCACCTTCTTGATTTTTGCATtactctatatatgtatttttcagctaatataaagacaagattttaaattaTCCTTCTTTAGTATTGTTCAtgtaattgtacatttttttcaaggttaaaaggtcaaggacAGGTGTGCGCACTGTTTGCTAGTGAAGCAAGACTGGTCACAGTATTTGCTACGagtaaattaaaagtcgaatttcttggatatggggtaacccatatctattcttaattaaggaatgactttGATCCGCGAGAAAACGTAAagtgacccaaaccaggttataatcgtataacttgccccagaatgaAAGTAAtaccttataatttaatgcaggaGACAAAGAcactaaccttcgtttatcaaaatgtacataaactcggaaaaatacaagtcaactgagccgcggAATGATTCACTTACATATGTAGCAACGACGACGAAGCGTCTACAGACTCTGTTAAGGTCACCATCTTAACTCGTTGTCAATTTGTCTTAGTTCAACAGAGCCTAGcctatttattaaattattgtatGGAAGGtgaagtttttttgtttttattttatgcacACACCGGTATATcagatatacattaatattatatccagagaagaaaaaacaaaacaaaaagaacaaaagaaacaaagcATATGAGCTAAAGGTATGTGGGatttgagagagaaagaaaaagagGAAGAGAGAGAAGTTTAAAAAACAGAAGGTTCCATCGATTCCATTGGGCATTAAACTTTtcctttttaccatttttatacgaaataaattttcgagtttcataaaaaaaggtgaagtttgtcatgacagGATTGGTTATGATTGTGACGTATTCGAATTAACTTTCGATAGCAAAGTAACCTTAATGATTCTTCAACCGTCCTTAATAGCCATTAATTTTACTGTCAGAGTgatcaaaattaatttcaaaatggtTGCCTTATTCTGATTGACTGagttattttacattttctcGATAAAAGTCCCATGCTGAGTCTGTTAAACTTCTGTGTACAGTTTGGATTGGCGGATCTATGCAATTATTATTAACCGCGTCTCTAATGTCATTGCTTGCCAAGTCATTACCAATGTTGGCACAAAGAGTCTACCGATTCTCCAAGATTATTAAAAGGTCATAACCATTGAATAAATCAGAGTTTAAATCCCTGCACGATTCGAAAGGCTCATCATTGCACTGAGCATATATTGGATCTCTTCATGGGAGAAATAAGCAGGCAATATCAATTCTTGCTATACCGAGTTAAGGCGGACTCTCAGTTCCTTACGCCATTTGTCGGTCAGATCTACCCGCACATAAACATTCCTGGAACTACAAATAGTCCCTGATgctattttaattagattttattttaaattagaGGCCTTTAGTACCCTTTACGTCGATTGCAGGTCTCCTAATCTTAAAATGACctgtatacactgtatgtagTTCGTTTATGTGGTAAAATCTGTAAAAGCTAGTTGAAATactgttttgaacatattttattgcatatataatatacaacaggtttgaacacaagttcttacaacttacgaggttctcaccttagattaattgataacaattgtcataaaacatatgtatagataaaataaaaacatgtactTATAACATAAAATGAATTACCATCATGAGAATATGcgtgaattcaatataaatttgTAAACAGCGTTAAAAATGTTGTTGTTAATTTCATACCCCAAAGTGTCACTGCCCATTGTCGCATTGACATGAAACATAGTACagcaaaatgtaaataaaagcaGAATACAATGCACCTTAATATGGACTCTTGTGTTTtggtcattaattttttttttataaagaatgAATCAGTGTCGTCTGCTCTATTCTGAGCAAAGCCTCGGTGTGGtatgcaggggcggatccaggaattgcggttacggggggcggcactttatgaggcagtgggtccagggcgaagtccTCGTGGGGGGCGaggcccccggaagctcctggattttacggggcttgaaatatttctcctatttagtcatttgtactattttctatcatttttaaggtgaaattaataaaatgacccaaattttaagggttttttggaaaaaattaagttctcccaataaagtaattcaagaaatcaaaagattttgtaatttatttctacgggagtggaagaaattattgcttcttttatcgtttagtacattttccgaaacaagatactgcgatttaccttaaatttgaaaattttagaggggggggggggcggcttcgccccctctaaatccgccactggtatgGAAAAACACAACATAGAAACACAACCAATAAAAAATGGTTTGATTCCGACCTTACAAAAAAGAGAAAATACTTATTTGAGAAAACAACATTACTTTCAAGATTTCCCAATAACCCTTACTTACGAGGTtcctttttcaaattaaataagGAATGTACCAAGCTGCGGAAACGTAAAAAGCGAGAATTCAGGTAGGGTATTCTAGATAAACTAGATCAAATGAATGAAACTAATCCTAAAGAATATTGGAAATTAGTCAAATCGCTTCGTGAAAATGAAGGGAAAAAAGACAATTTAGAGAAGTGTATTGATGGGGATACATGGTTTGACTATTTTACTTCTCTGTCTAAATTACCAGATCATTACAAGGACAGAGTTAAGACTATAGAAGCCGGAATTAATAAACTAAAAAACAGCCAGACCTGCAAGTCGTTTAGCAAATTGGATTTTAAGATATCTTTGTCTGAAATTCAAAAGGCCATATCTACTTTAAAGTCGGGTAAAAGTCCTGGTTTAGACAACATctcaaatgaaatgataaaagcagctcaaatatatataaatccttGTATCTCAAAACTATTCAATATGGTCTTAACATCAGGAATCTATCCAGAAAAATGGTTAAAAGGTTATACAACACCCATCTTTATATCGGATAATCCAAAGCTCCCCCAAAACTATAGAGGAATAACTATAACTAACAGCATAGCGAaactttttaatatcattttaaacgGCAGGCTTGATACATTcttaactgaaaacaaaataatacacgagagtcaaataggattttcaaaaaaatccaGGACATCAGACCATTTATTTGTAGTtaaatgtttaattgacaaataCATTAACACTGGCAATAAACGACTCTATGCATGTTTTGTAGACTTTCACAAGGCATTTGATACCGTCATTCATGAAGGCATTAAACTAAAACTCctacaattaaatatcaatggtttattctacaacatattatgtagtatgtataggcacaacaatattttcataaaagtaggGAACAAGTTAACCCTTCCATATACACCAGAGATAGGAGTCCGACAAGGTGATGTCTTAAgcccaaatattttaaaaatatttttgaacgaTTTTTCTAAATTACTGGATGAAGAAACCAGTGGCTCTGTCAATCTTTCTGGAAAGAAAATCACCTCTCTTCTATATGCGGACGATCTAGTACTGCTTTCAGAAAACCAGAATGGactacaaaacaaactaaacttacttgaaaaatattgcaacGATTGGTGCTTAGAAATTAATACCAATAAGACAaaagtagtcatttttaataaaagcggacacctaattaaagaaaattttgtgttcggtaacatatgtattgaatgtactaacaaatataaatatctaggagTAATATTATCCTCCTGTGGTTCATTCAAGGAAGCAAAATCTGATCTATACAGTAAAGCTCTTGAGgcctcattcaaactttataaagacatcaaatctatcgatccaccaattaaaacatttttgcatcCTTTTGACCATATGGTAAAACCCATTGCCTTGTATGGCTGCGAGATATGGGGAACACTTTCAACACGCATGCTGGAAAAagacagagatttatatgatatatttaaaaattgtgaGGTAGAAAACCagaatattaagttttgtaaacatctactgggtgccggtaaaagaagtactaatattgcaataatctctgaattgggtagatatcctatgtcctgctctataatccaaagtattttactatattggcatagacttgagaattgccaagaatcatccctgttatacagtgcttatacagagaatatcaatctgaattcatataatataaattgttggtacaaaaacattaattattttaaggaaaaaatgggcattttggtacccaattgtaaaaatctcaaattctcatttttcaaaaaacaaatgaagaatcaggtacggaaacaatttttactttactggtcaaaacgacgtgaagagggtcagaaatcaggaaaactcacaacatatttttcgtataaagaaaactttactatggaaagttatatatttttagaatccctagaattaagaaaatctctatgtagatttcgaattagtgcatatgaccttcgaattgaaagaggaagatatgaatttacaaaaaccaattctggccagaagatttctttagaaagaaacaaaagaatatgtgaaatgTGTAACGttaattgtgtagaagatgaatttcatttccttactgaatgtccattctatgttgaagagagaaatatgttttttaatggtatatacaagctcaacaaaattttttatctatctaacaaataaggacaaatttacttggttgatgattaatgaagacaaaccagtaattgtcaaattgagtgaatatttagtgcaaactttcagaaaaagaagtgatgctttaaaactgcaaaaatcattatagtttattattcatatgttggtataatactgatactgtccatttacttgtatatatacatgattagcaattcatatatgtatgtacttgtttccccaacatgttgcatccacatgcagtttgcagtctatgtaacctgtagttaatgttgtacactttctttctttttttaatttccttctttataagctgtcttactgttatgccctctgggcccaaaattggaataaacttgtcttatcttatcttatcttgtTTATAATACGCATGCGTGTTTATTTCAACATTCCctctattttgatttaattcagGAAGGgaaaatatagtttaaaatcTTTAGTTTGAAACTAAATTTTCTACATTGCTGTATCgagaaattaaattaaaagATAAACACATATTtcagatatttcattttgtttgatACTTTTCATATTATCTCTTTTGTAGACAGAGCAGTAGTGAAAATGTGCTTAATCGTGGTACTTCTAGTGGGAGTTATCGTCCCTGACACAGCTTGGTCGGCTGCGGATCTCTGCCCTGAAAATTGTCATTGTGTGAAAGACACTGTAAATTGCAACAGCCAGACGACGGTCCCACAGCAATTTGGAGATTTTTCCGCCATTCGGATCTTCAATCTATCTCACAACAACTTGACATCAGTAACCCAGAACGATTTTGTGAAATTTATCAACCTACAGAAATTATATTTGAACGGGAATGATATTTCAACCATCGAAAATGGAAGCTTTTCGTCGCTGGGTCAATTATCATTATTGAATATGTCGTCCAACAACTTAAAGCAGATAGAACATGGAGTGTTTTGCAATCTCACCAATCTGAAGACCCTGTTACTAAATAGAAATTACATCACTAATCTGTCAATGGATGTCTTTCACAACGTTCCAAACTTAGAGCATCTAAGCTTGTCCGAAAATAGAATCCACGTAATGAATTCAGGTACCTTTCCACTTCCGGGCTTGCGCACTCTTAATTTAGATAACAACAGTCTGTCCATGATCCCATCAAATATTTTCAACTGTACACCAAATCTGCAAATCATTAAACTGAATCTCAACAGAATATCCAACATATCAGACTACAGTTTTTCAAGTATTCCCAACGTTTCGCACGTTAGTTTAAACTATAATCATATTACGCATATTGCAATAGAGGCTTTTGAAGTCAGACATTCGAATCCAAATACGTTATTGGAGTGCAGAATTGAGTTTTTCTCCATCTTTGGAAACCTACTCATGGACGTACCTCAAGCGTTGAACGATCTTACATACGTCGTCCATTTGGACATTAGTGATAACAATATTGCTCAAATCAAAACGCAATCTTTATATCGACTCAAAAAACTTCGTTACCTTCGCATTTCCGAAATGCCGCTTCTAAAACATATCGCATCAGACGCATTTGGAGGTCTAAATCTACGAGATGTATACATGTCGAAAAATCCCATGTTGAAAAAGCTACCCGAAAACCTGCTTCAGGATATGAGTGAGTTGAGAGTAGTTATGATCAATAATAATGGCCTCCAGTCCGTACCCAAAAGTCTATGCAACTGGCAACAGCTGATGGACGTCATGATGGACATGAATAACTTTATTTGCGGTTGTGGGATTCGATGGCTTCAGACATATCACGGATGGGGTACCCCACAAACGAAGCAACACATGCTGAATTTAAAATGCCATAAACCAAGTCACCCACAGAACGTCCTGATCGAAGACTATGATTTCGACCACCTCGCGTGCACATACCCAGCAGTTGTGCAGAAGTCACGTGTTCTTGTAGGACTGATAGCAGCTACACTTGCACTGCTTACAGTGTGCATGATTCTATTTCTTGTTCGCTACCGGAAGCGACTGACCTTCCAGTACAGACAGTTCAAATACAAGCGACACTCGGACTCCGCTTATACTATTGATACCGATTGCAAATACAGTGATCTCTCTACGAACGGCGATCTCCATGGAGACGTGCCCACAGCACGGGATAAGGATATTCTCCTGACATGACGTCATTATTACTGTGTTATCCTCCCACTATAAATTAATAGGGTAAATATGCTAAATAAAGTCATTCATAATTGCGGTAAAATCCAAGTGTAGGTACAAAAAAATGTAGTGAAAATGTGTACTAGttcaaaagtttttgaaataagAGGCATTACTAGCGGATTGAAttgtttgattaaaatattatagacactatatattgtacatacgCCTAATCAGGAATTCCTGCTCTATATAAAATCCAACAGAAGTcttcaaaatatacatgtaagattaGAGTAATAACTTAGTCCTTTATATGACATTCAAGTACTACAGTATATGATTTAATTAATCATGTATGTATAATTCCATGCGTGGATCCGGGATTTTTATAGGGGTGGGTGAGTCGAAGTTTAGTTAAAAGAAACTcttttaaaataacaataaaacgCAAAAGGTTTAACTCAATGCAAAGCTCAGCATCTCAAATCGTTGGGGTGGGTGGGTCATTCAGTAAATTAATTCGTCTGTCAAACTTATATtttataaatgttattttaaaggGGCTGGCGGTAAATGAAGCTCTGTATTTGATACATAACGTATTTTACGTGTAAATATAAAGGGGAAAGTATAATGTCCAAAAAGAGAAATCATTGAAATAATCACTGGTTACCCGCCAGATAGACGATCGTACAATTTCTTTTCGGTCA
Coding sequences:
- the LOC125659358 gene encoding chondroadherin-like, producing MCLIVVLLVGVIVPDTAWSAADLCPENCHCVKDTVNCNSQTTVPQQFGDFSAIRIFNLSHNNLTSVTQNDFVKFINLQKLYLNGNDISTIENGSFSSLGQLSLLNMSSNNLKQIEHGVFCNLTNLKTLLLNRNYITNLSMDVFHNVPNLEHLSLSENRIHVMNSGTFPLPGLRTLNLDNNSLSMIPSNIFNCTPNLQIIKLNLNRISNISDYSFSSIPNVSHVSLNYNHITHIAIEAFEVRHSNPNTLLECRIEFFSIFGNLLMDVPQALNDLTYVVHLDISDNNIAQIKTQSLYRLKKLRYLRISEMPLLKHIASDAFGGLNLRDVYMSKNPMLKKLPENLLQDMSELRVVMINNNGLQSVPKSLCNWQQLMDVMMDMNNFICGCGIRWLQTYHGWGTPQTKQHMLNLKCHKPSHPQNVLIEDYDFDHLACTYPAVVQKSRVLVGLIAATLALLTVCMILFLVRYRKRLTFQYRQFKYKRHSDSAYTIDTDCKYSDLSTNGDLHGDVPTARDKDILLT